The following are encoded in a window of Brevibacillus ruminantium genomic DNA:
- a CDS encoding polyribonucleotide nucleotidyltransferase — MDLNSIMGAQLSQLQHTVSLSMMKMVQATQTASATVMLQDFVQAQQGVQQAAQAAPHPTAGNVIDVSV; from the coding sequence ATGGACCTAAACTCCATCATGGGAGCACAGCTCAGCCAGCTCCAGCACACCGTCAGTCTCAGCATGATGAAGATGGTGCAGGCTACACAGACTGCCAGCGCTACTGTCATGCTGCAGGACTTTGTCCAGGCTCAGCAAGGCGTACAGCAGGCCGCGCAAGCCGCACCTCACCCGACCGCGGGCAATGTGATTGATGTCAGCGTG